A genomic segment from Rhodospirillum centenum SW encodes:
- the ftsY gene encoding signal recognition particle-docking protein FtsY translates to MFDWFKKKKPEAQTTPEPQAQPLPQAQPMPEETAPVPDADAALPPEAEQETLPAAGEPAAASDAADGDDAAPAAVAPAAVAPAAAAVEPGMDDRPERKGWFARLKDGLSKSTSRLTEGISGIFTKRKLDDEALEELEELLIRADLGPTTAARMTAGLARTRFGKEVSPQEVREYLAGEVQKLVEPVARPLVIEPERRPHVILLVGVNGTGKTTTIGKLARQLREEGKTVWMAAGDTFRAAAVSQLKVWGERTGCPVVAKDTGADAAGLAFEALEKARAAGADVLLIDTAGRLQNKTGLMEELRKIVRVIKKLDPEAPHTTLLTLDATTGQNAHSQVEVFKEMVAINGLVLTKLDGSARGGVLVALAEKFGLPVHAIGVGEGVYDLRPFDARQFARALVGLEG, encoded by the coding sequence ATGTTCGACTGGTTCAAGAAGAAGAAGCCCGAGGCGCAGACGACGCCGGAGCCCCAGGCGCAGCCGCTGCCCCAGGCGCAGCCGATGCCGGAGGAGACCGCGCCGGTTCCCGACGCGGACGCTGCGCTGCCGCCCGAGGCGGAGCAGGAGACCCTCCCCGCCGCCGGGGAGCCCGCCGCTGCGTCGGACGCCGCCGACGGCGACGACGCGGCTCCTGCGGCTGTCGCCCCTGCTGCCGTGGCCCCTGCCGCCGCGGCCGTCGAGCCCGGCATGGACGACCGGCCCGAGCGCAAGGGCTGGTTCGCCCGGCTGAAGGACGGCCTGTCCAAGTCCACCTCCCGGCTGACCGAGGGCATCTCCGGCATCTTCACCAAGCGCAAGCTGGATGACGAGGCGCTGGAGGAGCTGGAGGAGCTGCTGATCCGGGCCGACCTGGGCCCGACCACGGCGGCCCGGATGACGGCGGGGCTGGCCCGGACGCGCTTCGGCAAGGAGGTCTCGCCGCAGGAGGTGCGCGAGTATCTGGCGGGCGAGGTGCAGAAGCTGGTCGAGCCCGTGGCCCGGCCGCTGGTGATCGAGCCCGAACGGCGGCCGCATGTCATCCTGCTGGTCGGCGTCAACGGCACCGGCAAGACGACCACCATCGGCAAGCTGGCCCGCCAGTTGCGCGAAGAGGGCAAGACCGTCTGGATGGCGGCGGGCGATACCTTCCGCGCCGCGGCCGTCAGCCAGCTCAAGGTCTGGGGCGAGCGCACCGGCTGTCCGGTGGTCGCCAAGGATACCGGCGCCGACGCGGCCGGCCTTGCCTTCGAGGCGCTGGAGAAGGCCCGCGCCGCCGGTGCCGACGTGCTGCTGATCGACACCGCGGGCCGGCTCCAGAACAAGACCGGCCTGATGGAGGAACTGCGCAAGATCGTCCGCGTCATCAAGAAGCTGGACCCCGAGGCGCCGCACACGACGCTGCTGACGCTGGACGCCACCACCGGCCAGAACGCCCACAGCCAGGTGGAGGTGTTCAAGGAGATGGTCGCCATCAACGGCCTGGTCCTGACCAAGCTGGACGGCAGCGCCCGCGGCGGCGTGCTGGTGGCGCTGGCCGAGAAGTTCGGCCTGCCGGTGCATGCCATCGGCGTGGGCGAGGGGGTCTACGACCTGCGCCCGTTCGACGCCCGCCAGTTCGCCCGCGCCCTGGTCGGGTTGGAGGGTTGA
- a CDS encoding BLUF domain-containing protein, with product MTDDALLCLVYVSRAVVPMGDAELLSLLRQARAANSRVGITGLLLFRHGRFMQALEGPNHAVHGLYSRICLDPRHTDVTTLIKFRPEGRAFAGWSMGFAHVDRIPESDRAGFSSFLQDDFDPAHWTGAPHRAVRLLQAFKEVDNLVEV from the coding sequence ATGACCGACGACGCGCTGCTCTGCCTTGTCTATGTCAGTCGGGCGGTGGTCCCGATGGGCGATGCCGAGCTGTTGTCGCTGCTGCGCCAGGCGCGCGCCGCCAACAGCCGGGTCGGCATCACGGGACTGCTGCTGTTTCGTCATGGCCGCTTCATGCAGGCCCTGGAAGGCCCGAACCATGCGGTCCACGGGCTCTATTCCCGTATCTGCCTGGACCCGCGCCATACCGACGTGACGACCCTGATCAAGTTCCGGCCGGAGGGACGGGCCTTCGCCGGCTGGAGCATGGGTTTCGCCCATGTGGACCGCATCCCGGAGTCGGACCGGGCCGGCTTCAGCTCTTTCCTCCAGGACGATTTCGATCCGGCGCACTGGACAGGCGCCCCGCACCGGGCGGTGCGCCTGCTCCAGGCCTTCAAGGAA
- the mtaB gene encoding tRNA (N(6)-L-threonylcarbamoyladenosine(37)-C(2))-methylthiotransferase MtaB, producing MSGVPHKDCGHDHEHGHGHGHGHDHDHGHAGEDAAPAVSGGDGLTVVTFGCRLNSYESEVMRAHARTAGLDDVVIVNTCAVTAEAERQARQAIRRLRRDRPGAKIVVTGCAAQVNPDGFAAMGEVDHVLGNDAKLTESAWTEFGVGASERVRVNDIMSVRETASHLIQGMEGRARAFVQVQNGCDHRCTFCIIPFGRGNSRSVPMGEVVAQVRTLLESGYREVVLTGVDITSYGADLPGTPALGQMVRRLLAAVPELPRLRLSSLDAVEMDDDLWRLVAEEERLMPHLHLSLQAGDDMVLKRMKRRHTRDDAIRFCEKARGLRPDIVFGADIIAGFPTETDAMFENSLRIVEECGLTWLHVFPYSARPGTPAAKMPQVPVPVRKERAARLRAAGQVAVDRYLAAQVGRTAGVLVERAGLGRTPGFAEVRLDGTHAPGSLIRCRLTGVDGTMLTAVVED from the coding sequence ATGAGCGGGGTTCCGCACAAGGACTGCGGTCACGACCATGAGCACGGCCACGGCCACGGCCACGGCCATGACCATGACCACGGCCATGCCGGCGAGGATGCCGCGCCCGCCGTCAGCGGCGGCGACGGGCTGACCGTCGTCACCTTCGGCTGCCGGCTGAACAGCTACGAATCCGAGGTGATGCGCGCCCACGCCCGCACGGCCGGGCTGGACGACGTTGTGATCGTCAACACCTGCGCCGTCACGGCGGAGGCCGAGCGGCAGGCACGCCAGGCGATCCGCCGGCTGCGCCGCGACCGGCCGGGGGCGAAGATCGTCGTCACCGGCTGCGCCGCCCAGGTCAACCCGGATGGTTTCGCCGCCATGGGCGAGGTGGACCATGTGCTGGGCAACGACGCCAAGCTGACCGAGAGCGCCTGGACGGAGTTCGGCGTCGGCGCCAGCGAGCGCGTCCGCGTCAACGACATCATGAGCGTGCGCGAGACCGCCTCCCACCTGATCCAGGGGATGGAGGGGCGGGCGCGCGCCTTCGTGCAGGTCCAGAACGGCTGCGACCACCGCTGCACCTTCTGCATCATCCCCTTCGGCCGCGGCAATTCCCGCTCCGTCCCGATGGGGGAGGTGGTGGCCCAGGTCCGCACCCTGCTCGAGTCCGGCTACCGCGAGGTGGTGCTGACCGGGGTGGACATCACCAGCTACGGCGCCGACCTGCCGGGCACCCCCGCGCTGGGGCAGATGGTGCGCCGGCTGCTGGCGGCTGTGCCGGAACTGCCGCGCCTGCGGCTCTCCTCCCTGGACGCGGTGGAGATGGACGACGATCTCTGGCGGCTGGTGGCGGAGGAGGAGCGGCTGATGCCGCACCTGCACCTGTCGCTCCAGGCCGGCGACGACATGGTGCTGAAGCGGATGAAGCGGCGCCACACGCGCGACGACGCCATCCGCTTCTGCGAGAAGGCCCGCGGCCTGCGCCCCGACATCGTGTTCGGCGCCGATATCATCGCCGGTTTCCCGACGGAGACCGACGCGATGTTCGAGAACAGCCTGCGCATCGTGGAAGAGTGCGGCCTCACCTGGCTGCACGTCTTCCCCTACAGCGCCCGGCCCGGAACGCCCGCCGCGAAGATGCCCCAGGTCCCCGTCCCCGTCCGCAAGGAGCGCGCCGCCCGGCTGCGCGCTGCGGGGCAGGTGGCGGTGGACCGCTATCTGGCCGCCCAGGTCGGGCGCACCGCCGGGGTGCTGGTGGAACGGGCGGGGCTGGGGCGCACCCCCGGCTTCGCCGAGGTCCGGCTGGACGGGACGCACGCGCCCGGCAGCCTGATCCGCTGCCGCCTGACCGGTGTTGACGGCACCATGCTCACCGCTGTGGTCGAGGACTGA
- a CDS encoding pentapeptide repeat-containing protein, producing the protein MGVEAGLDGGSERVRISPAELQAIIGKHTAFLRRMPGGVRANLKLRDLSHLDLSGFDLSDADLSGAKLFSTRLTGAVLTGANLYAADLRLAQMERADLRRADMRGACLRGAVLSEAVLVESDLRDGTIMHVRKNGDIAMHEFEAVPVHSELSVATVRAADLSRARVSNAFVIQTDLTDAVMRGTKFVRANLSNSNLTGCDLQGADLREANLSGAKLSGAVLTGAELNQTRFTNTIMLGVIMDEMTRRSANLDDAILARTPDEIGLDVAGALASHAAWVDSGGKEGARADFSGLDLSGYDLSGSNLSAALLHCACLGKASLAGASLAMADLSLADLRGADLTGADLRGATLERATATGAVLRQAEIGPVHIQSSSGRLWSANLTRIRLDEADLTGADLRRCVMIQSVLTGATLTDARLQDAKLAGSDLSEASFVGADLTGADLTDVRAVTALGLAPGRV; encoded by the coding sequence ATGGGGGTTGAGGCTGGCCTGGACGGCGGGTCGGAGCGGGTTCGGATCAGCCCGGCCGAGTTGCAGGCCATCATCGGCAAGCACACGGCGTTCCTGCGCCGGATGCCCGGCGGGGTGCGCGCCAACCTGAAGCTGCGGGACCTGTCGCATCTGGACCTCTCCGGCTTCGACCTCAGCGATGCCGACCTGTCGGGGGCGAAGCTGTTCAGCACGCGCCTCACGGGGGCGGTGCTGACGGGCGCCAATCTCTACGCCGCCGATCTGCGCCTCGCCCAGATGGAGCGGGCGGACCTGCGCCGGGCGGACATGCGCGGCGCCTGCCTGCGCGGCGCGGTGCTGAGCGAGGCCGTGCTGGTCGAGAGCGACCTGCGCGACGGCACCATCATGCATGTGCGCAAGAACGGCGACATCGCCATGCACGAGTTCGAGGCGGTCCCCGTCCATTCCGAACTGTCGGTGGCGACGGTCCGGGCCGCGGACCTGTCGCGGGCGCGGGTGTCCAACGCCTTCGTCATCCAGACGGACCTGACGGACGCGGTGATGCGCGGCACCAAGTTCGTGCGCGCCAACCTGTCCAACTCCAACCTCACCGGCTGCGATCTCCAGGGCGCCGACCTGCGGGAAGCCAATCTCAGCGGCGCCAAGCTGTCGGGGGCGGTCCTGACCGGGGCGGAGCTGAACCAGACCCGCTTCACCAACACCATCATGCTGGGCGTCATCATGGATGAGATGACGCGGCGGTCGGCCAACCTGGACGATGCCATCCTGGCCCGCACGCCCGACGAGATCGGGCTGGACGTGGCGGGGGCGCTCGCCTCGCACGCGGCCTGGGTGGACAGCGGCGGGAAGGAAGGCGCGCGGGCCGACTTCTCCGGCCTGGACCTCTCCGGCTACGACCTGTCCGGCAGCAACCTGTCCGCCGCTCTGCTGCACTGTGCCTGCCTGGGGAAGGCCAGCCTCGCCGGGGCGTCGCTCGCCATGGCCGACCTGTCGCTGGCGGACCTGCGCGGCGCCGACCTGACCGGGGCGGACCTGCGCGGCGCCACGCTGGAACGGGCGACCGCCACGGGCGCCGTGCTGCGGCAGGCGGAGATCGGGCCGGTCCACATCCAGAGCAGCAGCGGCCGGCTGTGGAGCGCGAACCTGACCCGCATCCGCCTGGACGAGGCGGACCTGACCGGGGCCGACCTGCGCCGCTGCGTCATGATCCAGTCGGTCCTGACCGGCGCCACCCTGACGGATGCCCGGCTCCAGGATGCCAAGCTGGCCGGGTCCGACCTGTCGGAGGCGAGCTTCGTCGGCGCCGACCTGACCGGCGCCGACCTGACCGACGTGCGGGCGGTGACGGCGCTGGGGCTGGCGCCCGGCCGGGTCTGA
- a CDS encoding GNAT family N-acetyltransferase — MLRPLTVDDAEDLFPVFSDGESMRFWSCLPHRAPRETRTMLDGMLARDDGSSRMWAVTLDGGRCLGWTSLYGADGRLVWLGYILAPEARGRGLATEAVAATLRYAFEEWDMHRIEANLDPRNDRSARLLERLGFCREGVRREDFLIGDRYHDTLIYGLLAAEWRQSRVPA; from the coding sequence GTGCTCCGCCCGCTGACGGTGGACGACGCCGAAGACCTGTTCCCGGTCTTCAGCGACGGGGAGAGCATGCGCTTCTGGTCCTGCCTGCCCCACCGCGCCCCGCGGGAGACGCGCACCATGCTGGACGGCATGCTGGCGCGCGACGACGGCAGCTCGCGCATGTGGGCGGTCACGCTGGACGGGGGCCGCTGCCTGGGCTGGACCTCGCTCTACGGCGCCGACGGCCGGCTGGTCTGGCTGGGCTATATCCTGGCGCCGGAGGCGCGCGGCCGCGGCCTCGCCACGGAGGCGGTGGCGGCGACCCTGCGCTACGCCTTCGAGGAGTGGGACATGCACCGGATCGAGGCGAACCTCGATCCCCGCAACGACCGCTCGGCCCGCCTGCTGGAACGGCTGGGTTTCTGCCGTGAAGGCGTGCGCCGGGAGGATTTCCTGATCGGCGACCGCTACCACGACACCCTGATCTACGGCCTGCTGGCCGCCGAATGGCGCCAGAGCCGGGTGCCGGCGTGA
- the cysE gene encoding serine O-acetyltransferase codes for MDSARRERPGAAATVWDALRREAACLVGAEPSMARPLDRSVLRHADMAGALAALLSGKLAGEMEVATLADLIDRALADDPDIVEAAAEDLVAVRDRDPAAAGLAHPFLHFKGYQALQAHRVARHYWHAGRRLVAFHIQSVVSERFGVDIHPNARIGRRVLIDHGTGVVIGETAVVGDDVSILQGVTLGGTGKEAGDRHPKVRNGVLIGAGAKILGNIQVGMCARIGAGSVVLHPVPAFATVAGVPARLVGRRSDEVPARTMDHSLPESVFVEQGAGI; via the coding sequence ATGGACTCCGCCCGCCGGGAGCGGCCGGGCGCCGCCGCGACCGTGTGGGACGCGCTGCGGCGGGAGGCTGCCTGTCTGGTGGGGGCCGAGCCCTCCATGGCGCGGCCGCTGGACCGCTCGGTGCTGCGCCACGCGGACATGGCGGGGGCACTGGCCGCACTGCTCTCCGGCAAGCTGGCCGGGGAGATGGAGGTGGCGACCCTGGCCGACCTGATCGACCGGGCGCTGGCGGACGACCCCGACATCGTGGAGGCGGCGGCCGAGGACCTGGTCGCCGTGCGCGACCGCGACCCGGCCGCGGCGGGGCTTGCGCACCCCTTCCTGCACTTCAAGGGCTATCAGGCGCTGCAGGCGCACCGGGTGGCGCGGCACTACTGGCATGCCGGCCGCAGGCTGGTCGCCTTCCATATCCAGTCCGTCGTGTCCGAACGGTTCGGGGTGGACATCCATCCCAACGCCCGCATCGGCCGACGCGTGCTGATCGACCACGGCACGGGCGTCGTGATCGGGGAGACGGCGGTGGTGGGGGACGATGTCTCCATCCTCCAGGGCGTCACCCTGGGCGGCACCGGCAAGGAGGCCGGGGACCGGCATCCGAAGGTGCGCAACGGCGTGCTGATCGGTGCCGGGGCGAAGATCCTGGGCAACATCCAGGTCGGCATGTGCGCGCGCATCGGCGCCGGCAGCGTCGTGCTGCATCCGGTCCCGGCCTTCGCCACGGTGGCAGGCGTGCCGGCCCGCCTGGTCGGGCGCCGGTCGGACGAGGTGCCGGCCCGGACCATGGACCATTCGCTGCCGGAGTCGGTGTTCGTGGAGCAGGGCGCCGGGATCTGA
- the rpsP gene encoding 30S ribosomal protein S16, protein MSVKIRLSRGGAKKRPFYSIVVANSRAPRDGDFIEKVGTYNPMVPHDHPERVVLQEDRIKEWLAKGAQPTDRVARFLGKANLIPMPALRETPKKSAPKAKAQERAKAAG, encoded by the coding sequence ATGTCCGTCAAGATCCGCCTGTCCCGCGGCGGCGCCAAGAAGCGCCCGTTCTACTCCATCGTCGTCGCCAACAGCCGCGCCCCGCGCGACGGCGATTTCATCGAGAAGGTCGGCACCTACAACCCGATGGTCCCGCACGACCATCCGGAGCGCGTGGTGCTCCAGGAAGACCGGATCAAGGAGTGGCTGGCCAAGGGTGCCCAGCCGACCGACCGCGTCGCCCGCTTCCTGGGCAAGGCGAACCTGATCCCGATGCCCGCCCTGCGGGAGACCCCGAAGAAGTCCGCTCCGAAGGCGAAGGCCCAGGAGCGCGCGAAGGCCGCCGGCTGA
- the dapF gene encoding diaminopimelate epimerase — translation MVRRFLKMHGLGNDFVVLDARRDPLPLTTAAARAIADRHTGVGCDQIVLLEPPRHPAADLFMRILNPDGSESGACGNATRCVASLVADGSGRAEVTVETATGLLRCRLRADGSVTVDMGPARLDWTQIPLAAAHDTLRVPAGAGPLQDACCVGMGNPHAVFFVDDAEAVDLATLGPVLEHHSLFPQRCNIEVAQVLAPDHIRMRVWERGAGITRACGSGSCATLVAAARRGLTGRAAWIELDGGRLWIEWHGDGHVLMTGPVATAFTGELSETLLPGSLPSETPLPETVPA, via the coding sequence ATGGTGCGCCGCTTCCTGAAGATGCACGGGCTGGGCAACGACTTCGTCGTGCTCGACGCCCGCCGCGACCCGCTGCCGCTGACGACGGCGGCGGCCCGTGCCATTGCCGACCGGCACACGGGCGTCGGCTGCGACCAGATCGTCCTGCTGGAGCCGCCGCGGCATCCCGCGGCCGACCTGTTCATGCGCATCCTGAACCCTGACGGCAGCGAGAGCGGGGCCTGTGGCAACGCCACCCGCTGCGTCGCCTCGCTGGTGGCCGACGGGTCCGGCCGGGCCGAGGTGACGGTCGAGACGGCGACGGGCCTTCTGCGCTGCCGCCTGCGCGCCGACGGCTCGGTCACGGTGGACATGGGGCCGGCCCGGCTGGACTGGACGCAGATCCCGCTCGCCGCGGCGCACGACACGCTGCGCGTCCCCGCGGGCGCCGGCCCGTTGCAGGACGCCTGCTGCGTCGGCATGGGCAACCCGCACGCCGTCTTCTTCGTGGACGATGCCGAGGCCGTGGATCTGGCGACCCTGGGTCCCGTGCTGGAGCATCACTCCCTGTTCCCGCAGCGCTGCAACATCGAGGTGGCGCAGGTGCTGGCCCCCGACCATATCCGCATGCGGGTGTGGGAGCGCGGCGCCGGCATCACCCGCGCCTGCGGCAGCGGCTCCTGCGCCACCCTGGTCGCCGCCGCCCGCCGCGGCCTGACCGGCCGGGCCGCCTGGATCGAGCTGGACGGCGGCCGGCTCTGGATCGAATGGCACGGCGACGGCCATGTGCTGATGACCGGCCCGGTCGCCACCGCCTTCACCGGCGAGCTGTCGGAGACGCTGCTGCCCGGGTCCCTGCCCTCAGAGACCCCGCTTCCCGAGACGGTGCCGGCATGA
- a CDS encoding glycosyltransferase family 2 protein — MAGSLPDAVTATDLAPAPRPLAQATPAIAVLVPCYNEEASIAKVVRDFRAALPGCVVYVYDNNSKDRTIEQARAAGAVVRCETLQGKGNVVRRMFADVEADIYVMVDGDDTYDAGKAPELVRKLVDEQLDMVNGARVADWETYRRGHRFGNVLLTTLVTMVFGKRTQDMLSGYRVFSRRFVKSFPVLAGGFEIETELVVHALEMRMPIGEVETPYKDRAPGSVSKLSTFRDGFRILWMIGKLIKEERPMQFFGIASLLLAMLSVGIAVPLFTEYFATGLVPRFPTAVLATGLGLLSFLSLTAGLILETVTRGRREMKRLKYLEIPAPAFDPAGIGMPR; from the coding sequence ATGGCCGGTTCCCTGCCGGATGCCGTGACCGCCACCGACCTTGCCCCCGCGCCGCGCCCGCTGGCGCAGGCGACCCCGGCCATTGCCGTGCTGGTGCCCTGCTACAACGAGGAGGCGTCCATCGCCAAGGTGGTGCGCGACTTCCGGGCGGCCCTGCCGGGGTGCGTCGTCTATGTCTACGACAACAACTCCAAGGACCGGACCATCGAGCAGGCGCGCGCCGCCGGCGCCGTCGTCCGCTGCGAGACGCTCCAGGGCAAGGGCAACGTCGTCCGCCGCATGTTCGCCGACGTGGAGGCGGACATCTACGTGATGGTGGACGGGGACGACACCTATGATGCCGGCAAGGCGCCGGAGCTGGTGCGCAAGCTGGTGGACGAACAGCTCGACATGGTGAACGGCGCCCGCGTCGCCGACTGGGAGACCTACCGGCGCGGCCACCGCTTCGGCAACGTGCTGCTGACCACGCTGGTCACCATGGTGTTCGGCAAGCGCACCCAGGACATGCTGTCCGGCTACCGCGTCTTCTCCCGCCGCTTCGTGAAGAGCTTCCCGGTCCTGGCCGGCGGCTTCGAGATCGAGACGGAGCTGGTGGTGCATGCGCTGGAGATGCGCATGCCGATCGGCGAGGTGGAAACGCCGTACAAGGACCGCGCGCCCGGCAGCGTCTCCAAGCTGTCCACCTTCCGCGACGGCTTCCGCATTCTCTGGATGATCGGCAAGCTGATCAAGGAGGAGCGGCCGATGCAGTTCTTCGGGATCGCCTCGCTGCTGCTGGCCATGCTCTCGGTCGGCATCGCCGTGCCGCTGTTCACGGAGTACTTCGCCACCGGGCTGGTGCCGCGCTTCCCCACGGCGGTGCTGGCCACGGGCCTGGGGCTCCTGTCCTTCCTGTCCCTCACCGCCGGCCTGATCCTGGAGACGGTGACCCGCGGCCGGCGCGAGATGAAGCGGCTGAAGTATCTGGAGATCCCGGCGCCCGCCTTCGATCCCGCCGGGATCGGGATGCCGCGGTGA
- a CDS encoding VOC family protein, producing the protein MLDHVSIPVADLGRAIRFYDPVLGALGYRRQMESPQGVGYGQAGKPWFWIGRPSDFGGCIGPLTGFHLAFAAPDRAAVDAFHAAALAAGGRDNGGPGLRLHYHPSYYAAFVFDPDGHRIEAVCHRPEPASEGN; encoded by the coding sequence ATGCTCGACCATGTCTCGATCCCCGTCGCCGACCTCGGGCGCGCGATCCGGTTCTACGATCCGGTGCTCGGGGCACTCGGCTACCGGCGACAGATGGAATCCCCCCAGGGTGTGGGGTACGGCCAGGCGGGCAAGCCCTGGTTCTGGATCGGCCGGCCGTCGGACTTCGGCGGCTGCATCGGTCCGCTGACCGGCTTCCACCTGGCCTTCGCAGCCCCGGACCGCGCCGCGGTCGATGCTTTCCACGCCGCGGCCCTGGCCGCCGGCGGGCGCGACAACGGCGGGCCCGGCCTGCGGCTGCATTACCACCCGTCCTACTACGCCGCCTTTGTGTTCGACCCGGACGGACACAGGATCGAAGCGGTTTGTCATCGTCCGGAACCTGCCTCTGAAGGAAACTGA
- a CDS encoding GtrA family protein — MSGPAVVRPDAGSAPGQVPPARGGHLHREMLTFAAIGVGGAAVDMAALALAMEGAGANFYVGRLVSYFCAATFTWYMNRVFTFRSRGKPGAVWQWLSFLAANGVGGAVNYGTSSAVVAGGPFLLPAALSPLLPLLPYAAVAAGSLAGMTFNFVASKWLVFRHR, encoded by the coding sequence GTGAGCGGTCCGGCCGTGGTCCGGCCCGACGCCGGTTCCGCCCCCGGACAGGTCCCGCCGGCCCGGGGCGGCCATCTTCACCGCGAGATGCTGACCTTCGCCGCCATCGGCGTGGGCGGGGCCGCGGTGGACATGGCAGCACTGGCCCTGGCGATGGAGGGGGCGGGGGCGAACTTCTATGTCGGCCGCCTCGTCTCCTATTTCTGCGCCGCCACCTTCACCTGGTACATGAACCGGGTCTTCACCTTCCGCAGCCGCGGCAAGCCCGGTGCCGTCTGGCAGTGGCTGTCCTTCCTGGCGGCCAACGGGGTGGGCGGGGCGGTGAACTACGGCACCTCCTCGGCGGTCGTGGCGGGGGGGCCGTTCCTGCTGCCCGCCGCCCTGTCGCCGCTGCTGCCGCTGCTGCCCTACGCCGCCGTGGCGGCCGGTTCGCTGGCCGGCATGACCTTCAACTTCGTCGCCAGCAAGTGGCTGGTGTTCCGGCACCGCTGA
- the ffh gene encoding signal recognition particle protein yields the protein MFEGLTGRLGDIFDRLRRRGALSEEDVGAALREVRIALLEADVALPAVKAFVAGVKEKAVGQEVLRGINPGHMVIKIVHDHLVELLGETSEEINLSATPPVPVLMLGLQGSGKTTTSAKIALRLKTREKKKVLLASLDTRRPAAQEQLKVLADQVGVASLPIIPGQTPVQIARRAMETGRLEGFDVVMLDTAGRLAIDDELMAEVVEIRDATKPVESLLVVDAMTGQDAVTVATNFNERVGITGIVMTRIDGDARGGAALSMRYVTGKPIKLLGVGEKVDALESFHPDRIAGRILGMGDVVSLVEKAAETIDREEAEKLARKMEKGGFDLDDMLSHLHQIKRMGGMGGMLGLLPGLGKVKEQIKNANLDETVLKRQEAIILSMTKQERKKPDVLNASRRRRIAQGSGTTVADVNRLIKQYQDMSEMMKKMKKLGRKGLMRQGLSALLPKGRH from the coding sequence ATGTTCGAAGGATTGACCGGACGGCTTGGCGACATCTTCGACCGCCTGCGCAGGCGCGGGGCGTTGTCGGAGGAGGATGTCGGCGCCGCCCTGCGCGAGGTCCGCATCGCGCTGCTGGAGGCCGACGTGGCCCTGCCGGCGGTCAAGGCCTTCGTCGCCGGCGTCAAGGAGAAGGCGGTCGGGCAGGAGGTGCTGCGCGGCATCAACCCCGGCCACATGGTCATCAAGATCGTCCACGACCATCTGGTCGAGCTGCTGGGCGAGACGTCGGAGGAGATCAACCTCTCCGCCACCCCGCCGGTGCCGGTGCTGATGCTGGGCCTCCAGGGCTCGGGCAAGACGACGACCTCGGCCAAGATCGCCCTGCGCCTGAAGACGCGGGAGAAGAAGAAGGTCCTGCTGGCCTCGCTGGACACCCGGCGCCCGGCCGCGCAGGAACAGCTCAAGGTGCTGGCCGATCAGGTCGGTGTCGCCAGCCTGCCGATCATCCCCGGCCAGACGCCGGTGCAGATCGCCCGCCGCGCCATGGAGACGGGCCGGCTGGAAGGCTTCGACGTCGTCATGCTGGACACCGCCGGCCGGCTCGCCATCGACGACGAGCTGATGGCCGAGGTGGTGGAGATCCGCGACGCCACGAAGCCGGTGGAAAGCCTGCTGGTGGTGGACGCCATGACCGGCCAGGACGCCGTCACCGTCGCCACCAACTTCAACGAGCGGGTCGGCATCACCGGCATCGTGATGACCCGCATCGACGGCGACGCCCGCGGCGGCGCCGCGCTGTCCATGCGCTACGTCACCGGCAAGCCGATCAAGCTGCTGGGCGTGGGCGAGAAGGTGGACGCGCTGGAGTCCTTCCACCCCGACCGCATCGCCGGCCGCATCCTGGGCATGGGCGACGTCGTCAGCCTGGTCGAGAAGGCGGCCGAGACGATCGACCGCGAGGAAGCGGAGAAGCTCGCCCGCAAGATGGAGAAGGGCGGCTTCGACCTCGACGACATGCTGTCCCACCTGCACCAGATCAAGCGGATGGGCGGCATGGGCGGCATGCTGGGCCTGCTCCCCGGCCTGGGCAAGGTCAAGGAGCAGATCAAGAACGCCAACCTGGACGAGACCGTGCTGAAGCGGCAGGAGGCGATCATCCTGTCGATGACCAAGCAGGAGCGGAAGAAGCCCGACGTGCTGAACGCCTCGCGCCGCCGCCGCATCGCGCAGGGCTCCGGCACCACCGTCGCGGACGTGAACCGGCTGATCAAGCAGTACCAGGACATGTCCGAGATGATGAAGAAGATGAAGAAGCTGGGCCGCAAGGGCCTGATGCGGCAGGGCCTCTCGGCGCTGCTGCCGAAGGGCCGGCACTGA